From one Balaenoptera acutorostrata chromosome 6, mBalAcu1.1, whole genome shotgun sequence genomic stretch:
- the ATP6V1B2 gene encoding V-type proton ATPase subunit B, brain isoform, which yields MALRVMRGIVNGAAPELPVPTSGPMAGSREQALAVSRNYLSQPRLTYKTVSGVNGPLVILDHVKFPRYAEIVHLTLPDGTKRSGQVLEVSGSKAVVQVFEGTSGIDAKKTSCEFTGDILRTPVSEDMLGRVFNGSGKPIDRGPVVLAEDFLDIMGQPINPQCRIYPEEMIQTGISAIDGMNSIARGQKIPIFSAAGLPHNEIAAQICRQAGLVKKSKDVVDYSEENFAIVFAAMGVNMETARFFKSDFEENGSMDNVCLFLNLANDPTIERIITPRLALTTAEFLAYQCEKHVLVILTDMSSYAEALREVSAAREEVPGRRGFPGYMYTDLATIYERAGRVEGRNGSITQIPILTMPNDDITHPIPDLTGYITEGQIYVDRQLHNRQIYPPINVLPSLSRLMKSAIGEGMTRKDHADVSNQLYACYAIGKDVQAMKAVVGEEALTSDDVLYLEFLQKFERNFIAQGPYENRTVYETLDIGWQLLRIFPKEMLKRIPQSTLSEFYPRDSAKH from the exons ATGGCGCTGCGGGTGATGCGGGGCATCGTGAACGGGGCCGCGCCTGAGCTTCCTGTACCCACCAGTGGGCCCATGGCGGGGTCTCGAGAACAGGCGCTGGCAGTTAGCCGGAACTACCTCTCCCAGCCTCGCCTCA CATACAAGACGGTATCAGGAGTTAATGGTCCACTAGTGATCTTAGATCATGTTAAG ttTCCCAGATATGCTGAGATTGTGCACTTAACACTACCTGATGGCACGAAGAGGAGTGGGCAAGTTCTAGAAGTTAGTGGTTCCAAAGCAGTGGTTCAG GTATTTGAAGGGACTTCAGGTATAGATGCCAAGAAGACATCCTGTGAGTTTACTGGGGATATTCTCCGAACGCCAGTGTCTGAGGATATGCTTG GTCGGGTATTCAATGGCTCAGGAAAACCCATCGACAGAGGTCCTGTTGTACTGGCTGAAGACTTCCTTGATATCATGG GCCAGCCAATCAATCCTCAGTGTCGGATCTATCCAGAGGAGATGATTCAGACTGGCATTTCGGCCATAGATGGCATGAACAGTATTGCTAGGGGGCAGAAAATTCCTATCTTCTCTGCTGCTGGCTTACCGCACAATGAG ATTGCAGCTCAAATCTGTCGCCAGGCTGGTTTGGTAAAAAAATCCAAAGATGTAGTGGACTACAGTGAGGAAAATTTTGCGATTGTATTTGCTGCTATGGGT GTAAACATGGAAACTGCCCGGTTCTTCAAATCTGACTTTGAAGAAAATGGCTCAATGGACAACGTCTGCCTCTTTTTGAACTTGGCTAACGACCCAAC TATTGAGCGAATTATCACTCCTCGCTTGGCTCTAACCACGGCCGAGTTCCTGGCCTATCAGTGTGAGAAACATGTATTGGTTATCCTAACAGACATGAGTTCTTATGCTGAAGCACTTCgagag GTTTCAGCAGCCAGGGAAGAGGTTCCTGGTCGACGAGGTTTCCCAGGTTACATGTATACAGATTTAGCCACAATATATGAACGCGCTGGTAGAGTGGAAGGTAGAAATGGCTCTATTACTCAAATTCCTATTCTCACCATGCCTAACGATG ATATCACTCACCCCATCCCTGACTTGACTGGATATATTACAGAGGGGCAGATCTATGTGGACAGACAGCTACACAACAGACAG ATTTACCCGCCTATTAATGTGCTGCCTTCGTTGTCTCGGTTAATGAAGTCTGCTATTGGAGAAGGTATGACCAGAAAGGATCATGCCGATGTATCTAACCAGCTG tatgCATGCTATGCTATTGGTAAGGATGTGCAGGCCATGAAAGCCGTAGTTGGAGAAGAAGCCCTTACCTCAGATGATGTGCTTTACTTGGAATTTCTGCAGAAGTTTGAGAGGAACTTCATTGCTCAGG GTCCTTACGAAAACCGCACTGTCTATGAGACTTTGGACATTGGCTGGCAACTGCTCCGAATCTTCCCCAAAGAAATGCTGAAGAGAATCCCTCAGAGCACCTTGAGCGAATTCTACCCTCGAGACTCTGCAAAGCATTAG